GCCCCGGTCCGCGCCCACGGAGATGCACGTCACCGGCACGCCGCTGATCTCCTCCACGCGGCGGACGTAGCGCTTGGCGTTCTCCGGCAGCTCGTCGAAGGTGCGCACCCCGGCGAGCTTCTCGTCCCAGCCCGGCAGCGTCTCGTAGACGGGCTTGACGCGGGCCAGGTCCTCGTAGTCGCCCGGCAGCTCGGTGACGCGCTGGCCATCCAGCTCATAGGCGTTGCAGAGCTGGAGCGACTTGATCCCCGAGAGCACGTCCATCTTCGTCAGGGCCAGGCTGCTCAGGCCGTTGACGCGCACCGCGTAGCGCAGCACCACGCCGTCCAGCCAACCACAGCGCCGCGGGCGGCCCGTGGTGGCGCCGTACTCGTCTCCCACCTTGCGCAGCTGGTCGCCCAGCGCGTCGGTGAGCTCGGTGGGGAACGGGCCGCCGCCCACGCGCGTGGTGTAGGCCTTGCTGATGCCCATCACCCGGTCGATCGTCGTGGGCCCCAGCCCCGAGCCCACCGCCGCGTTGCCCGCCACGCAGTTGGAGCTGGTGACGTACGGGTAGGTGCCGTGATCCACGTCCAGCAGCGTGCCCTGGGCGCCCTCGAAGAGGATGCGCGCGCCGCGAGCCACCTGCCCGGCCAGGAAGAGCGAGGCGTCCCCCACGTGGGGCCGCAGGCGCTCGCCCAGCGCGGAGAAGTCGGAGACGAGCTTGGCGGCCTCCAGCGTGGGCACCGGCTCGTTGGCCTGCCGGCACAGCTCGCGCAGCTCCTCGAGCGCCACGGGCAGCCGCTCGTCGATGCGCTTCCGCAGGCGCTCGGGCTGGAGCAGATCCCTCACGCGGATGCCCCGCCGGGCCACCTTGTCCTCGTACGCCGGGCCGATGCCCCGGCCCGTGGTGCCGATGGCGCTGCCGCCTCGGGCCTTCTCACGGAACGAGTCCAGCAGCTTGTGCCACGGGAAGATGACGTGTGCGTTGTCCGAGATGAGCAGGTGCGAGTCATCCTTGAGGAAGCCCCGCGTCTTCAGCGCGTCGATCTCCCCGACGAGCACCGCCGGGTCCACCACCACGCCATTGCCGATGACGCAGGTCTTCCCCGGATGCAGGATGCCCGAGGGAATCAGGTGCAGGACGGTCTTCTGGCCCCCCACCACCAGGGTATGGCCGGCGTTGTTGCCGCCCTGAAAACGCACCACGACCTGGGCATGCTCGGTGAGCAGGTCGACGACCTTGCCCTTGCCCTCATCTCCCCACTGCGCTCCCACCACGACGACGTTCGGCATGGCGTCGCCTTAGCACGCACCGGGGGAGGCGTGACAGTGTTCCGCGAAGCCACAATGCAGTGCCTGGCAGGTTGGCCTCTCCCGCCCCGGCCACTCCCTCCGCAGATCGCCCTGGACGAGGGCTCGCACGGCCTCTCCCAGCCGCCCGGTGGGCTCCTCCAGCCCTCCGGGAACAGTGAGGAACTCCGGCTCCGGGGCGGGCTCACCGAGGAAGACGATTCCTACCCGTACGGTCACGCCCTCGCGCACCAGGCGCCTGGCCGCGAGCCCGTGGACCACCAGCTCATGCGCGGCGGAGGCCACGCCCAGGGGGTGACGCTTCCCCGGCCTCCAGGCCACTACCCAGGCCTCCCCTTCGGGCGTCTCCCACAACAGGTCCAGCTCTCCGCTGACCGCCGTGCGACCCTTGCCTGCCCCCGCGGGCAGCTCCAGCACGAAGGACAGCTCCCGGTGGATGTTCGCGGCCGGACTCGAGGCCAGCCCGCGGGCGAACGCAGAGGCGAGGAAGCGCTCCACCATCCCCAGGGCCTCCTCCATGCCCTCTTCGTCGGGCATCCGCCCCATGTTCCGCAGCAGCTTCTCCAGGTGCGCGCGCCGCTCCGTCGCGGGGGCCTCCGCCACGCGCAGATCCACATCCCGGAGCAGCAGCGGGACGAGCTGCGCGGAGCCTCGGGTCTCCAGCCAGGACTCGGGCTCCACCCAGGGCGGCATGGCCCGCGCGGGCAGCTCCCACGGCCGAGGGCCGCACAGCCCGAGCTGGTGCACGTAGCGGTAGCGCCGGGGGCACGCCATGAAGTCCTGGAGCGCGGCGGCCGAGGCGACGGCTTCCTCCGGCTCGGGCAGGAACTCCCGGCCGCGGACACGCTGCACGGCGGCCTCCACGCGCTCCTCCGCCTCCACGAGCTCCTCCGCGCTCGGAGGCATCGGATCCGCGGGCGGAGGGAACGCCTCCACGTCCACGTCCAGCACCCGCTCCCGGAGCGCGGCGTCCACGCCCAGCCGCTCGTCGAGCATGTGCCACCAGGAGTCCGAGGCCCCCCGCTCCGCCGAGCCGGAGAGGATGAGCAGATCCCTGGCTCGGGTGAGCGCCACATAGAGGAGGCGGCGGTACTCGGCGAACTCCCGGGACTTGAGCTCCTCCTTCACCTGCTCGAAGCGCCGCGAGCGGAAGTCCTCCAGCCGGTCCGGGAGCCAGGGCCGCAGCGCGAGCCCGTGGGTGCGCTCGAAGTGGGCGCGAGCGCTCGTGGAGCGGCGCTTGCCTCCGAGCGCGGGCACCACCACCACCGGCCACTCGAGCCCCTTGGCGCGGTGGATGGTGAGGATCTGCACCGCGCGAGGATCTCCCGCGTCCAGCAGGTCCGCCTGGGCCTCGGTGGGATCCGAGTCGGCCAGCATCCGCAGCTCCCGAGCGAACGCCGTGCACCCGCCCGTCCCGCGCTCATCGCGCCGGCCCGCGAGCGCCAGCAGCTTGTCGATGTTGGCGCTGGCCTGCTCCGCGTAGGGCGTGCCCGCCATGGCCTCGCGATAGCCCGTCACCTCCAGCGCCACCTGGAGCAAGGCGCGCACGCCGAGCCGATCCCGCTCGCGCTTCAACGAAGGCAGTGCCGCGAGGAAGCGCTCCAGCCGGACCCGCTCCCGGGGAGGAAGCTCGCAGGCGGCCAGATCCTGCCGCACCACCCCCGCCAGCGTCAGCCCGTGCTTCTCGTCGTGCCGGGCCAGCCGGAAGAGCGACGCGTCCGACAGGCCCACCAGCGGCGAGCGCAGCACGGCGGTCAAGGCCAGCGTGTCCTCCGAGTCCGACAGCAGGGCCAGCAGCGAGGCCAGATCCAGCACCTCCTGCGCGCCGTAGAAGCCGCGCCCGCGCAGCACCCGGTGGGGAACGCCGTGACGGATGAGCGCCTGCCGATACACCTCGAGGTGGGTGAAGGTTCGCAGGAGGATGGCCACCTCCCCACCCCGAGCCGGGCGCAGGCGCTGTCCATCCTCGTCCATCACGCTGGGCGCCGCGCCCGGAGCGAGCATCACCCGCAGGCGCCGGGCCACCGCATCCGCATCCTTGTTGCGCGCCTCCGCCGTGGACTCCGCCTCCCCCAGGACCAGCCGCTCCACCGCGGCCTCCTCCGAGACGGAGCGCCGCACCGGCGAGAGATCATCCTCCGCCGGGACGTACTCCACCTCGTAGGGCCGAGGCGGCTGGCTCGTCACCAGCACGCCCGCGAAGGCGCGGTTGAAGAAGTCCAGCAGCGCCGGCACCGAGCGGCGGTTGTGGCGGAGGAAGTCCTTCGCTCCGCCCTCGGACTCGAGCTTGTTCGCCAGCAGCGTGAAGACGGAGACGTCCGCGCCGCGGAACTCGTAGATGGACTGCTTCCGGTCACCCACCGCGCACAGGAACGCGGGCTCCAGCGGGAGCACGGCCCGGAGCTCCTCGTCCGGACGCACCGTCCGGGGGCCGCCCTCGCGCCGCTCCGCGAGCAGGAGCACCAGCTCGAGCTGCAGGCGGTTGGTGTCCTGGAACTCGTCCACGAGCAGCGCGCCCATGCGCTCCTGCACCTGGCGGCGGAAGCCCGGGTGGTCGCGCAGCAGATCCCTCGCCTTCACCAGCAGGGCCGTGAAGTCGAAGACGTTGCGGCGGGCGAACTCGGTCTCGTGGCGCGCCTCCACCCGGCCGAGCAGCTCGCGGAAGGTGGCCTCGAAGGGCGCGGTCCTCCACGCGGCGTACCCATCCTCCAGCCGCAGCACCGAGCCGTCGCTCTTGCCGAACACCAGCCAGTACAGCGAGCGG
Above is a window of Hyalangium gracile DNA encoding:
- a CDS encoding adenylosuccinate synthase, which produces MPNVVVVGAQWGDEGKGKVVDLLTEHAQVVVRFQGGNNAGHTLVVGGQKTVLHLIPSGILHPGKTCVIGNGVVVDPAVLVGEIDALKTRGFLKDDSHLLISDNAHVIFPWHKLLDSFREKARGGSAIGTTGRGIGPAYEDKVARRGIRVRDLLQPERLRKRIDERLPVALEELRELCRQANEPVPTLEAAKLVSDFSALGERLRPHVGDASLFLAGQVARGARILFEGAQGTLLDVDHGTYPYVTSSNCVAGNAAVGSGLGPTTIDRVMGISKAYTTRVGGGPFPTELTDALGDQLRKVGDEYGATTGRPRRCGWLDGVVLRYAVRVNGLSSLALTKMDVLSGIKSLQLCNAYELDGQRVTELPGDYEDLARVKPVYETLPGWDEKLAGVRTFDELPENAKRYVRRVEEISGVPVTCISVGADRGETVLLQNPFRS
- a CDS encoding UvrD-helicase domain-containing protein yields the protein MSAVSPLALERNLALMAGAGAGKTYSLVTMVLHLFAGAREAAAPLKPSRLCMLTFTDKAAAEMRARTRSRLDALAQGEAQEPELRASLERLGRPFPSQDMWRALREELGAATVGTFHSLCGQLLRRAPPGLGIDPAFEVLDELEALGLVLDVCERVVLDALEAEDANVRELCQELTFSGTGFSDGLVASLRQVYAKLREEGLRAASAALSNPEEARAELEALFQEGLRHCAAARELDAKGEWSRLRAACERALEGMTPENLFEADRLPSLKAAFLADGRNFARLSKGAAGPIRSLYWLVFGKSDGSVLRLEDGYAAWRTAPFEATFRELLGRVEARHETEFARRNVFDFTALLVKARDLLRDHPGFRRQVQERMGALLVDEFQDTNRLQLELVLLLAERREGGPRTVRPDEELRAVLPLEPAFLCAVGDRKQSIYEFRGADVSVFTLLANKLESEGGAKDFLRHNRRSVPALLDFFNRAFAGVLVTSQPPRPYEVEYVPAEDDLSPVRRSVSEEAAVERLVLGEAESTAEARNKDADAVARRLRVMLAPGAAPSVMDEDGQRLRPARGGEVAILLRTFTHLEVYRQALIRHGVPHRVLRGRGFYGAQEVLDLASLLALLSDSEDTLALTAVLRSPLVGLSDASLFRLARHDEKHGLTLAGVVRQDLAACELPPRERVRLERFLAALPSLKRERDRLGVRALLQVALEVTGYREAMAGTPYAEQASANIDKLLALAGRRDERGTGGCTAFARELRMLADSDPTEAQADLLDAGDPRAVQILTIHRAKGLEWPVVVVPALGGKRRSTSARAHFERTHGLALRPWLPDRLEDFRSRRFEQVKEELKSREFAEYRRLLYVALTRARDLLILSGSAERGASDSWWHMLDERLGVDAALRERVLDVDVEAFPPPADPMPPSAEELVEAEERVEAAVQRVRGREFLPEPEEAVASAAALQDFMACPRRYRYVHQLGLCGPRPWELPARAMPPWVEPESWLETRGSAQLVPLLLRDVDLRVAEAPATERRAHLEKLLRNMGRMPDEEGMEEALGMVERFLASAFARGLASSPAANIHRELSFVLELPAGAGKGRTAVSGELDLLWETPEGEAWVVAWRPGKRHPLGVASAAHELVVHGLAARRLVREGVTVRVGIVFLGEPAPEPEFLTVPGGLEEPTGRLGEAVRALVQGDLRREWPGRERPTCQALHCGFAEHCHASPGAC